The Phycisphaeraceae bacterium genome has a window encoding:
- a CDS encoding adenosylcobalamin-dependent ribonucleoside-diphosphate reductase: MKITRRFTTAGKNVYDSVEWARRTSRISNADGSVVFEMKDAEMPKSWSQLAVDIMVSKYFRKAGVPEEGAEGSRHRGIEESAPEASRDREGAVGSSHKAPLPDGRGSLVSGRGSQTSGHSSLKPSTGPEKSARQVIHRLAGCWTHWGKQYGYFATDEDAQAFYDELAWMMLTQVAAPNSPQWFNTGLNWAYGISGPPQGHWIADHATGTVSLASDAYTHPQPHACFIQSVNDDLVNPGGIMDLWVREARLFKYGSGTGTNFSSLRGENENLSGGGKSSGLMSWLRIGDRAAGAIKSGGTTRRAAKMVCLNADHPDIEQFINWKVREEIKVAALVEGMKHLSKDHKELAESLGLKLDYDFNGEAYYTVSGQNSNNSVRLTDEFFRQVDADGDWTLTKRTDGKPAKTLKARDLWRQICAAAWRCADPGLQFDSTINAWHTCPNSGRINASNPCSEYMFLDNTACNLASINVLKFYDAENRVFDLEGYEHAIRLWTIVLEISVLMASFPSQEIAELSWKFRTLGLGYANLGAMLMQAGIPYDSEEGRAICGMLSAIMTGRSYAASAEMAAEQGPFPGYAENRESMLRVIRNHRLAAHGAPRDSSEYEQLHIRPVPINHGLVRGGRLNLANAVEMLDRATRAWDDALELGMKHGYRNAQTTVIAPTGTIGLLMDCDTTGVEPDFALVKFKKLAGGGYFKIANASLRPALHALGYDARQIDAIVTYVMGTLSLETKMPADAQDDGAALRDFLVSRGYRAEELVEVENALPTVFEIGMAFNAWSMPERVLRSLGVDVEKARKDPSFNGLKALGLSSKQIEALNLAVCGTQTVEGAPFLKPEHLPVFDCANKCGKLGQRFIATSGHIRMMAAAQPFISGAISKTINLPNEATVEDIAAAYRLSWELGLKANALYRDGCKLSQPLSTKANIGDGEEDQDEDDVEQALGEVSTAVAELGSAISTSLTSSAVLGAPASAPTTAATATTSPPAEPEIKYIERIVEKVVERPLRRRLTDTRESITHKFNVAGHEGYLIVGLYEDGSPGELFITMAKEGSTIGGLMDSLGTAISVALQYGVPMSSLVKKFEHQRFEPMGMTTNPDIPFAKSLVDYIFRWMGMQFIDGYREQNAPDRRPAKGVSPAPTAEDREDDAPLVESKPAAPRMESRFAMGDEPSDGGNPAGAASSSHAPRAERPSGGLRMTMTQRETQRERIVQVESQPSVMNQANASLMGDAPACDVCGSITVRNGTCYKCLNCGNSMGCS, encoded by the coding sequence ATGAAGATCACACGCCGATTCACGACTGCTGGAAAGAACGTCTACGACTCCGTCGAGTGGGCCAGGCGCACCTCGCGCATCTCCAACGCCGACGGCTCGGTCGTCTTCGAGATGAAGGACGCCGAGATGCCCAAGTCGTGGAGTCAGCTCGCCGTGGACATCATGGTGAGCAAGTACTTCCGCAAGGCGGGCGTGCCGGAGGAAGGCGCCGAGGGATCGAGGCATCGAGGGATCGAGGAAAGCGCACCCGAAGCGAGCCGCGACCGTGAGGGAGCGGTTGGCTCCTCGCACAAAGCACCGCTTCCTGACGGGCGCGGCTCACTGGTGAGTGGGCGCGGGTCACAGACGAGCGGGCACAGTTCACTCAAGCCCTCGACCGGCCCGGAGAAGTCGGCGCGGCAGGTGATTCACCGGCTGGCGGGCTGCTGGACGCATTGGGGCAAGCAGTACGGCTACTTCGCCACTGATGAGGACGCCCAGGCGTTCTACGACGAGCTCGCGTGGATGATGCTCACCCAGGTGGCGGCGCCCAACTCGCCCCAGTGGTTCAACACCGGCTTGAACTGGGCGTACGGCATCTCCGGCCCGCCCCAGGGGCACTGGATCGCCGACCACGCCACGGGCACGGTGTCGCTGGCGTCGGACGCCTACACGCATCCCCAACCGCACGCCTGCTTCATCCAGTCGGTCAACGATGACCTGGTCAACCCGGGCGGCATCATGGACCTGTGGGTGCGCGAGGCGCGCTTGTTCAAGTACGGCTCGGGCACGGGCACCAACTTCTCCTCGCTGCGCGGGGAGAACGAGAACCTTTCGGGCGGCGGCAAGTCTAGCGGGCTGATGTCGTGGCTGCGCATCGGCGACCGGGCCGCCGGGGCCATCAAGTCGGGCGGCACCACGCGACGGGCGGCCAAGATGGTCTGCCTCAACGCCGACCACCCGGACATTGAGCAGTTCATCAACTGGAAGGTGCGCGAGGAGATCAAGGTCGCCGCGCTCGTCGAGGGCATGAAGCACCTCTCGAAGGACCACAAGGAGCTGGCCGAGTCGCTGGGGCTGAAGCTGGATTACGACTTCAACGGCGAGGCGTACTACACGGTTTCCGGGCAGAACTCCAACAACTCGGTGCGGCTGACGGACGAGTTCTTCAGGCAGGTGGACGCGGACGGCGACTGGACGCTCACCAAGCGCACCGACGGCAAGCCGGCCAAGACGCTCAAGGCGCGCGACCTGTGGCGGCAGATCTGCGCCGCGGCGTGGCGCTGCGCCGACCCGGGCCTGCAGTTCGACAGCACCATCAACGCCTGGCACACGTGCCCGAACTCGGGACGGATCAACGCCAGCAACCCGTGCTCGGAGTACATGTTCCTCGACAACACGGCGTGCAATCTGGCGTCGATCAACGTGCTGAAGTTCTACGACGCCGAGAACCGCGTCTTTGACCTGGAGGGTTACGAGCACGCCATCCGGCTGTGGACGATCGTGCTGGAGATCTCGGTGCTGATGGCGTCGTTCCCGTCGCAGGAGATCGCCGAGCTTTCGTGGAAGTTCCGCACGCTGGGGCTGGGCTACGCCAACCTGGGCGCGATGCTCATGCAGGCGGGCATTCCGTACGACAGCGAGGAAGGCCGGGCGATCTGCGGCATGCTCAGCGCCATCATGACGGGACGCTCCTACGCCGCCAGCGCCGAGATGGCCGCGGAGCAGGGGCCCTTCCCCGGCTACGCGGAGAACCGCGAGTCGATGCTGCGGGTGATCCGCAACCACCGGCTGGCGGCCCACGGCGCGCCGCGTGATTCCAGCGAGTACGAGCAGCTCCACATCCGCCCCGTGCCCATCAACCACGGGCTGGTGCGCGGCGGGCGCCTCAACCTCGCCAACGCGGTGGAGATGCTCGATCGCGCCACGCGGGCCTGGGATGATGCGCTCGAGCTGGGCATGAAGCACGGCTACCGCAACGCCCAGACCACCGTCATCGCCCCCACCGGCACCATCGGGCTGCTGATGGACTGCGACACCACGGGCGTCGAGCCGGACTTCGCGCTGGTCAAGTTCAAGAAGCTGGCCGGCGGCGGGTACTTCAAGATCGCCAACGCCTCGCTGCGACCGGCCCTGCACGCGCTGGGTTATGACGCCAGGCAGATCGACGCCATCGTCACCTACGTCATGGGCACGCTCTCGCTCGAGACGAAGATGCCCGCGGACGCGCAGGACGACGGGGCCGCCCTGCGCGACTTCCTGGTCTCGCGCGGATACCGGGCCGAGGAGCTGGTCGAGGTCGAGAACGCCCTTCCCACGGTGTTCGAGATCGGCATGGCGTTCAACGCCTGGTCGATGCCCGAACGCGTGCTGCGCTCGCTGGGGGTTGACGTCGAAAAGGCCCGCAAGGATCCTTCCTTCAACGGGCTCAAGGCCCTGGGGCTGTCGAGCAAACAGATCGAGGCGCTCAACCTGGCGGTGTGCGGCACGCAGACCGTCGAGGGCGCGCCCTTCCTCAAGCCCGAGCACCTGCCCGTCTTCGACTGCGCCAACAAGTGCGGCAAGCTGGGCCAGCGGTTCATCGCCACCAGCGGGCACATTCGCATGATGGCGGCGGCCCAGCCGTTCATCTCCGGCGCGATCTCCAAGACCATCAACCTGCCCAACGAGGCGACGGTGGAGGACATCGCGGCGGCGTACCGGCTGTCGTGGGAGCTGGGGCTCAAGGCCAACGCTCTCTACCGCGACGGGTGCAAACTGAGCCAGCCGCTGAGCACCAAGGCCAACATCGGCGACGGCGAAGAGGATCAGGACGAGGACGATGTGGAGCAAGCCCTGGGGGAAGTATCAACCGCAGTTGCGGAACTGGGGTCTGCGATCTCGACCTCGTTGACCTCCTCCGCCGTCCTCGGCGCTCCCGCCTCCGCCCCGACGACCGCCGCAACCGCGACGACCAGCCCGCCCGCTGAACCGGAGATCAAGTACATCGAGCGCATCGTGGAGAAGGTGGTGGAGCGTCCGCTCCGTCGCCGCCTCACCGACACGCGCGAGTCGATCACCCACAAGTTCAACGTGGCCGGTCACGAGGGCTATCTCATCGTCGGGCTGTACGAGGACGGCTCGCCCGGCGAACTGTTCATCACCATGGCCAAGGAGGGCTCGACCATCGGCGGACTGATGGACTCGCTGGGCACCGCCATCAGCGTGGCGCTTCAGTACGGCGTGCCCATGTCCAGTCTTGTCAAGAAGTTCGAGCATCAGCGCTTCGAGCCGATGGGCATGACCACCAACCCGGACATCCCCTTCGCCAAGTCGCTGGTGGACTACATCTTCCGCTGGATGGGCATGCAGTTCATTGACGGCTACCGCGAACAGAACGCGCCGGACCGGCGCCCCGCCAAGGGAGTGAGCCCGGCGCCGACGGCCGAAGACCGCGAGGATGACGCGCCGCTTGTCGAGTCCAAGCCCGCCGCACCGCGCATGGAGTCGCGCTTCGCCATGGGCGACGAACCATCGGACGGCGGCAACCCCGCTGGTGCGGCCTCATCATCGCACGCCCCACGAGCCGAAAGGCCGTCCGGCGGTCTGCGCATGACCATGACTCAGCGTGAAACCCAGCGGGAGCGCATCGTGCAGGTCGAGTCGCAGCCCAGCGTGATGAATCAGGCCAACGCCTCGCTCATGGGCGACGCGCCGGCCTGCGATGTGTGCGGCTCGATCACTGTCCGCAATGGCACCTGCTACAAGTGCCTCAACTGCGGCAACTCGATGGGATGCTCGTGA
- a CDS encoding ABC transporter permease: protein MTRWSLARRGAMFRWRTSLGVMLGVAVAAAVLTGALAVGDSARQTLRAQAMARIGHVRAVIAAGDRFFRAALADDLRQAAPGAEPAAVLYLRGVAGSFDGSMRVNNVQVLGVDGRFVGLFGSSEAATDEHAAPAPGEAWLNAALANRLGASAGQELLLRVEKPSALPRDVVIARVDDASLGLRVRVSKIVGDEQGGRFSLQASPLPPMNALVNRDWLAAQVGQDGRANVMLVGTGSGHSELGTRNVEPPRTQYSALSTPLAALDAALGRVWTLDDAELELIPRESIGQFEVRSRRIFLDGVVEQAARGLDLPALGVLTYFVNEIRRRERTTPYSMISAIAPLSGGEAAAPLLHPLAQPPVGDELVLGAWLAEDLDANVGDEIELRYYALRDGRELEEATTTVRVSGVAPMEGRAVDSHLMPEFPGISDAESSRDWEPGVPIHLERIRPKDEQYWDDHRGSPKGFVSLENGQRMWANRFGTLTAIRAPIEHGDRLTSALRERLDPASFGLTFRDLREEAARTGRAATDLGGLFIGLSMFLVVAALLLASMLFVFGIEQRSGEIGSLLAIGWRRHMVRGLMLREAVLIVGAGSALGAALGVGYAFIVLNLLSSIWSGAVADAAITPHIRVPTLLMGAGVTGAMSLGTIVVALRGRTARSPVELLAIARGSDDASSPRDGRRAWSKWIALAASLGAWGLLIAGLRDGSAGAFFGAGMNVMVALLALIRVRLMAAQRRGAATLRSLAGLGVRNAVRRPGRSIATASLLAVGVFLVLAVSAYRLSEVRDPTDRRGGTGGFALIGTSTLPVFQDLGTDRGQETYAVDPRIAQVIDVLPLRVREGDEASCLNLGSAARPRLAGVRVAALAERGAFSFAASPPTAQDESPWLSLAREEPDGAVPAIGDETSVTWSLHKRVGDTIELSDDQGRPIRIRIVGTVRNSILQGLLLIDEQAFQRLYPTETGYRMFLIDAPADRRDDVARSLTRSLSDVGLEVERADARLANFNRVQNTYLVIFQALGGLGLVLGTAGLGVVVLRNLLDRRREVAMLRAVGYRAGVIRRLIVSEHAGLLAAGVGCGLAGGLLAAAPAAVRGEVPWGLLAGLVGGMIVVGLACVVTATRAAARGDLARALQSE from the coding sequence GTGACGCGCTGGTCGCTGGCCAGGCGCGGGGCGATGTTCCGCTGGCGCACGTCGTTGGGCGTGATGCTCGGAGTGGCCGTGGCCGCCGCCGTGCTCACCGGCGCGCTGGCGGTGGGCGATTCGGCACGGCAGACGCTGCGGGCGCAGGCGATGGCGCGGATTGGGCATGTTCGCGCGGTGATCGCGGCGGGCGATCGCTTCTTCCGCGCGGCGCTGGCGGATGATCTGCGTCAGGCCGCGCCCGGCGCCGAACCGGCGGCGGTGCTGTACCTGCGCGGGGTGGCGGGCTCGTTCGACGGCTCGATGCGCGTCAACAACGTGCAGGTGCTGGGCGTGGACGGGCGCTTCGTGGGATTGTTCGGATCGAGCGAGGCGGCGACGGACGAGCACGCCGCACCCGCGCCGGGCGAGGCATGGCTCAACGCGGCGCTGGCGAACCGACTGGGCGCATCGGCGGGGCAGGAACTGCTGCTGCGCGTGGAGAAGCCCTCGGCCCTGCCTCGCGACGTGGTGATCGCGCGCGTGGATGACGCCTCGCTGGGTCTGCGCGTACGGGTGTCGAAGATCGTGGGAGACGAGCAGGGCGGCCGCTTCTCGCTCCAGGCCAGTCCGCTGCCGCCGATGAACGCCCTGGTCAACCGCGACTGGCTCGCCGCTCAGGTGGGGCAGGATGGTCGGGCCAACGTCATGCTGGTGGGGACGGGCAGTGGGCACTCGGAACTCGGAACCCGGAACGTGGAACCCCCCCGTACCCAGTACTCAGCACTCAGTACTCCACTTGCCGCCCTTGACGCCGCCCTGGGCCGCGTGTGGACGCTGGACGACGCCGAGTTGGAGTTGATTCCGCGCGAGTCGATCGGGCAGTTCGAGGTTCGCAGCCGCCGCATCTTTCTGGATGGAGTCGTTGAGCAGGCGGCGCGCGGGCTGGATCTTCCCGCGCTGGGGGTGCTGACGTACTTCGTGAACGAGATTCGTCGGCGCGAACGGACGACGCCGTACTCGATGATCTCCGCGATCGCACCGCTGTCGGGCGGCGAAGCGGCCGCGCCGCTGCTTCATCCGCTCGCGCAGCCGCCCGTGGGGGACGAGTTGGTTCTCGGTGCGTGGCTGGCGGAGGATCTCGATGCGAACGTCGGCGATGAGATCGAGCTGCGCTACTACGCCCTGCGCGACGGGCGTGAACTGGAGGAGGCGACGACCACGGTGCGCGTGAGCGGCGTCGCGCCGATGGAGGGACGAGCCGTCGATTCGCACCTGATGCCCGAGTTTCCGGGCATTTCCGACGCCGAGAGCAGCCGCGACTGGGAGCCGGGGGTGCCCATTCACCTGGAGCGCATCCGTCCGAAGGATGAGCAGTACTGGGACGATCATCGCGGCTCCCCCAAGGGGTTCGTCTCGCTCGAGAACGGACAGCGGATGTGGGCGAATCGGTTCGGAACGCTGACGGCGATTCGAGCGCCGATCGAGCATGGTGATCGGCTGACCTCGGCGCTGCGCGAACGGCTTGATCCCGCGTCGTTCGGGCTGACGTTCCGCGACCTGCGGGAGGAGGCGGCGCGGACCGGGCGTGCCGCCACCGACCTTGGCGGGCTGTTCATCGGGCTGAGCATGTTCCTCGTGGTGGCGGCCCTGCTGCTGGCGTCGATGCTGTTCGTCTTCGGCATCGAGCAGCGCTCGGGCGAGATCGGCTCGCTGCTGGCGATCGGCTGGCGGCGGCACATGGTCAGGGGGTTGATGCTGCGCGAGGCGGTGCTGATCGTGGGGGCGGGTTCGGCGCTGGGCGCCGCGCTGGGCGTGGGGTACGCATTCATCGTGCTGAACCTGCTCAGCTCCATCTGGAGCGGCGCGGTGGCGGACGCGGCCATCACCCCGCACATCCGTGTGCCGACGCTGTTGATGGGCGCCGGTGTCACGGGTGCGATGTCGCTGGGCACGATTGTGGTCGCGCTGCGCGGCCGTACGGCGCGCAGCCCCGTGGAGCTGCTGGCGATCGCGCGCGGGTCGGATGACGCCTCGTCGCCTCGGGACGGCCGCCGGGCGTGGTCGAAGTGGATCGCGCTGGCGGCGTCGCTGGGCGCGTGGGGGTTGCTGATCGCGGGACTGCGAGACGGCTCCGCCGGCGCGTTCTTCGGCGCCGGCATGAACGTGATGGTCGCGCTGCTGGCGTTGATTCGCGTTCGACTGATGGCGGCGCAGCGGCGCGGCGCCGCGACGCTGCGCTCGCTGGCCGGGCTGGGCGTGCGCAACGCGGTGCGGCGCCCAGGGCGAAGCATCGCCACCGCGTCGCTGCTCGCCGTGGGCGTGTTCCTGGTGCTGGCGGTGAGCGCCTACCGGCTGAGCGAGGTGCGCGACCCGACCGATCGGCGCGGTGGCACGGGCGGGTTCGCCCTGATCGGCACGTCCACGCTGCCCGTGTTTCAGGATCTGGGTACGGATCGCGGGCAGGAGACATACGCGGTTGACCCGCGCATCGCCCAGGTGATCGACGTTCTTCCCCTGCGCGTGCGTGAGGGCGATGAGGCGAGCTGCCTGAACCTCGGCTCCGCCGCGCGTCCCCGGCTGGCGGGCGTGCGCGTGGCGGCGCTGGCGGAGCGCGGGGCGTTCTCCTTCGCCGCCAGTCCGCCGACGGCGCAGGACGAATCGCCCTGGCTCTCGTTGGCTCGGGAGGAACCGGATGGCGCGGTTCCCGCCATCGGCGACGAGACCAGCGTGACATGGTCGCTCCACAAGCGTGTGGGTGACACGATTGAACTGTCGGATGACCAGGGGCGACCCATCCGCATCCGCATCGTCGGAACCGTGCGGAACTCGATTCTGCAAGGGCTTCTCCTGATCGACGAGCAGGCGTTTCAGCGTCTGTACCCCACTGAGACGGGATACCGCATGTTCCTGATCGACGCGCCGGCGGATCGGCGCGATGACGTGGCGCGCTCGCTGACGCGATCGCTCAGCGACGTGGGGCTGGAAGTCGAACGCGCCGACGCGCGGCTGGCCAACTTCAATCGCGTGCAGAACACGTATCTTGTCATCTTTCAGGCGTTGGGCGGGCTGGGATTGGTGCTGGGCACGGCGGGCCTGGGCGTGGTGGTGCTGCGGAACCTGCTCGATCGGCGGCGCGAAGTGGCGATGCTGCGCGCCGTGGGGTACCGGGCCGGAGTCATCCGCCGACTCATCGTGAGCGAGCACGCCGGGCTGCTGGCGGCGGGCGTGGGCTGCGGGCTGGCGGGGGGTCTGCTGGCCGCGGCGCCGGCCGCTGTGCGGGGTGAGGTTCCCTGGGGGCTGCTCGCCGGCCTGGTGGGGGGCATGATTGTCGTGGGACTGGCATGCGTGGTGACCGCCACACGAGCGGCGGCTCGAGGCGACCTGGCGCGGGCGCTCCAGAGCGAGTAG
- a CDS encoding ABC transporter ATP-binding protein has translation MAQPILALEGVVHRYNHGAGGGAPIEVLRGVSLQVHRGDSVAIVGPSGSGKSTLLTIMGAMAAPTSGVVRLDGQDITRFNPEQLADVRNRKIGFVFQSHHLLPQCSALENVLIPTLASRERGRADAHAATARELLASVGLGGRLHHRPGELSGGECQRVALVRALINDPVLVLADEPTGSLDGRSADAMGDLLVTLNRDRGMTLVVVTHSDRLASRLGRVLELRDGLLHAAGDAT, from the coding sequence ATGGCACAGCCCATCCTGGCGCTCGAGGGGGTCGTTCATCGGTACAACCACGGTGCTGGCGGGGGAGCGCCGATCGAGGTTCTTCGAGGCGTATCGCTGCAGGTGCATCGGGGCGATTCGGTGGCCATCGTCGGACCTTCCGGCTCGGGCAAGAGCACGTTGCTCACCATCATGGGCGCGATGGCGGCGCCGACGAGCGGCGTGGTGCGGCTCGACGGCCAGGACATCACGCGGTTCAATCCGGAGCAACTCGCCGATGTGCGCAATCGCAAGATCGGCTTCGTGTTTCAGTCGCACCATCTGCTGCCGCAGTGTTCGGCGCTGGAAAACGTGCTGATTCCCACGCTGGCGTCGCGCGAGCGCGGCCGGGCGGACGCGCACGCCGCCACTGCCCGCGAACTGCTCGCCTCGGTGGGGCTGGGCGGGCGATTGCATCACCGGCCAGGCGAACTCTCCGGCGGCGAGTGCCAGCGCGTGGCGCTGGTGCGGGCCCTCATCAACGACCCGGTGCTGGTGCTGGCGGATGAGCCGACGGGTTCGCTTGACGGCCGCTCCGCCGACGCGATGGGCGACCTGCTGGTGACGCTCAACCGCGACCGGGGCATGACGCTGGTGGTGGTGACGCACTCGGACCGGCTGGCGTCGCGCCTGGGCCGCGTGCTGGAGTTGCGGGACGGCCTGCTGCACGCCGCGGGGGACGCAACGTGA
- the lexA gene encoding transcriptional repressor LexA: protein MNLTPKQLRILKMIRDWRVAYGYSPTMQEIADEIGVSKVTVFEHVEALIRKGALERDPNKARSLSVAADALVPDEEKPMAFPLVGKIAAGYPIEKFEQDDRLDLEEVFGPRVGQKAGCFALQVDGDSMQDEGILDGDYVIIERRQTARNGERVVALLPNGETTLKRFYKERDGRIRLQPSNSQFKPIVVKDCKIQGVVIGVLRRY from the coding sequence ATGATCCGCGACTGGCGCGTCGCGTACGGCTATTCGCCGACGATGCAGGAAATCGCCGACGAAATCGGCGTCAGCAAGGTCACGGTGTTCGAGCACGTCGAGGCGCTGATCCGCAAGGGCGCGCTGGAGCGCGACCCCAACAAGGCACGCTCTTTGTCGGTGGCGGCTGACGCGCTGGTGCCCGATGAGGAGAAGCCCATGGCCTTTCCGCTGGTGGGCAAGATTGCCGCCGGTTACCCGATCGAGAAGTTCGAACAGGACGACCGGCTCGACTTGGAGGAAGTCTTCGGCCCGCGCGTTGGGCAGAAGGCGGGCTGCTTCGCCCTGCAGGTGGACGGTGACTCGATGCAGGATGAGGGCATTCTGGATGGCGACTACGTCATCATTGAACGCCGCCAGACCGCCCGCAACGGCGAGCGCGTCGTCGCCCTGCTGCCCAACGGCGAAACCACGCTCAAACGCTTCTACAAGGAGCGTGACGGCCGCATTCGTCTCCAACCCTCCAACAGCCAGTTCAAACCCATCGTGGTGAAGGACTGCAAGATCCAAGGCGTGGTGATCGGCGTGCTGAGGCGATATTGA
- a CDS encoding dCTP deaminase — translation MAVLCDSQIRELVGIEPFEENIKRAGRVSYGVSSYGYDVRVGTLFKIFTNVARNGGQAIVDPKKFDDEMFITIDTRQTGRDHVIIPPNSFALAETVEVIRVPRDVLAICVGKSTYARCGIIVNVTPLEPEWRGKVTIEISNTTPLPAKIYANEGIAQIVFIKADRVCAKSYADKGGKYQDQAGLTLPMVD, via the coding sequence ATGGCTGTCCTGTGCGATTCGCAGATTCGGGAACTCGTCGGCATCGAGCCGTTCGAAGAGAACATCAAGCGGGCCGGGCGCGTCTCGTACGGCGTGTCGTCCTACGGCTACGACGTGCGCGTGGGCACGCTCTTCAAGATCTTCACCAACGTGGCCCGCAACGGCGGACAGGCCATCGTCGATCCCAAGAAGTTCGATGATGAGATGTTCATCACCATCGACACGCGACAGACCGGCCGCGACCACGTGATCATCCCGCCCAACTCCTTCGCGCTGGCGGAGACGGTGGAGGTGATCCGCGTGCCCCGCGATGTGCTGGCCATCTGCGTGGGCAAGAGCACCTACGCGCGGTGCGGCATCATCGTGAACGTGACTCCGCTGGAGCCGGAGTGGCGCGGCAAGGTGACCATCGAGATCAGCAACACCACCCCCCTGCCCGCCAAGATCTACGCCAACGAGGGCATCGCCCAGATCGTCTTCATCAAGGCCGACCGGGTCTGCGCCAAGTCGTACGCGGACAAGGGCGGCAAGTACCAGGACCAGGCGGGGCTGACATTACCAATGGTTGACTAG
- a CDS encoding PQQ-binding-like beta-propeller repeat protein, whose translation MSKGRLMACTGLVMTLGWAPVVVAASQQADQSATDDAVAARDKAFEEMLSGVQLVGYFTMDDAPDRAPSEERYTITKVTRQRGDLWRFDTRVQYGERDVTLPIVVPVKWADDTPMVSLTNFGIPGLGTYSARVVFYDGKYAGMWKGGRRGGLMYGRIERLSTDPAADLPKPAADADKQASGHWPLFRGPASGGVAQGHATATRWNVEKGENIAWKTPIPGLAHSSPVIWGDHLFVTTAVRQGEGPDELKVGLYGSIAPVPDDSVHAFKVYCLNKRTGEILWERTAVEAVPKIKRHPKGSHAASSPATDGRHVVALFASEGLYCYDVEGNLKWKRDLGVLDSGYYLVKDAQWGFASSPVIFENKVIIQCDVQENSFLAALDLETGETIWRTERTDVPTWGTPAIDTANGRRQVIVNGYRHIGGYHLDTGEPLWKLEGGGDIPVPTPVVWNSLVFITNAHGRMAPIYAIRLDAAKGDLSTEPDSGHLAWWVRSRGNYMQTPLVYDGLLYCCGDSGMLSCYRAETGDLLYRERVGAGQTGFTASIVAADGKIYITSEEGDIHVVRAGETFEIIASNEMGETCMASPAISEGVLYFRTRGHMVAVEAGEQGPR comes from the coding sequence ATGAGCAAGGGTCGCCTGATGGCTTGCACGGGTCTGGTGATGACGCTGGGCTGGGCGCCGGTAGTCGTTGCCGCTTCACAGCAGGCGGACCAGTCCGCCACTGACGACGCCGTCGCCGCGCGCGACAAGGCGTTCGAGGAGATGCTCAGCGGCGTGCAGCTGGTGGGATACTTCACCATGGATGACGCGCCGGATCGAGCGCCGAGCGAGGAGCGTTACACCATCACCAAGGTCACCAGGCAGCGCGGCGACCTGTGGCGCTTCGACACGCGCGTGCAGTACGGCGAGCGGGATGTCACGCTGCCTATCGTGGTGCCCGTCAAGTGGGCGGATGACACCCCGATGGTGTCGCTCACCAACTTCGGCATCCCGGGGCTGGGCACGTACTCGGCCCGCGTGGTTTTTTACGACGGCAAGTACGCCGGCATGTGGAAGGGCGGGCGACGCGGCGGGCTGATGTACGGGCGCATCGAGCGGCTGTCCACGGACCCCGCCGCCGACCTCCCCAAGCCCGCTGCGGATGCGGACAAGCAGGCGTCGGGGCACTGGCCTCTCTTCCGCGGACCGGCCTCGGGCGGCGTGGCGCAGGGGCACGCCACGGCCACCCGGTGGAATGTCGAGAAGGGCGAGAACATCGCGTGGAAGACGCCGATTCCCGGGTTGGCCCACTCCAGCCCCGTGATCTGGGGCGATCACCTGTTCGTCACCACCGCGGTCCGTCAGGGCGAAGGGCCGGATGAACTGAAGGTCGGCTTGTACGGCAGCATCGCGCCGGTGCCGGATGACTCGGTGCATGCCTTCAAGGTCTACTGCCTCAACAAGCGCACGGGCGAGATACTCTGGGAGCGCACCGCCGTCGAGGCCGTTCCGAAGATCAAGCGCCACCCCAAGGGCAGTCACGCCGCCTCGTCTCCCGCCACGGATGGTCGGCACGTCGTCGCGCTGTTCGCGTCAGAAGGACTCTACTGCTACGACGTGGAAGGCAACCTGAAGTGGAAGCGCGACCTGGGCGTGCTCGACTCGGGCTACTACCTGGTGAAGGACGCCCAGTGGGGCTTCGCCAGTTCGCCGGTGATCTTCGAGAACAAGGTCATCATCCAGTGCGACGTGCAGGAGAACTCGTTTCTCGCCGCCCTCGATCTTGAGACAGGCGAGACGATCTGGCGCACCGAGCGCACGGATGTGCCAACCTGGGGTACGCCCGCCATCGACACGGCTAACGGGCGACGGCAGGTCATCGTCAACGGCTACCGCCACATCGGGGGCTATCACCTGGACACCGGCGAGCCGTTGTGGAAGCTCGAGGGCGGCGGCGACATCCCCGTGCCAACGCCAGTCGTGTGGAACTCCCTGGTCTTCATCACCAACGCTCATGGGCGCATGGCGCCGATCTACGCCATCCGGCTCGACGCGGCCAAGGGTGACCTGAGCACCGAGCCCGACAGCGGCCACCTGGCGTGGTGGGTGCGCAGCCGCGGCAATTACATGCAGACCCCCCTGGTCTACGACGGACTGCTCTACTGCTGCGGCGACTCGGGCATGCTTTCCTGCTACCGGGCCGAGACGGGCGACCTGCTCTACCGCGAGCGCGTCGGCGCCGGGCAGACCGGATTCACCGCGTCGATCGTGGCGGCGGACGGCAAGATCTACATCACCAGCGAGGAAGGCGACATTCACGTCGTCAGGGCGGGTGAAACCTTCGAGATCATCGCATCCAACGAGATGGGCGAAACCTGCATGGCCTCGCCCGCCATCTCCGAGGGCGTGCTGTACTTCCGCACCCGCGGGCACATGGTGGCGGTGGAGGCCGGTGAGCAAGGGCCACGCTGA